The following are encoded together in the Corynebacterium jeikeium genome:
- a CDS encoding Trm112 family protein, whose amino-acid sequence MIDQKLLEILACPIDKQPLEDHGDYLVNPRLNKAYPVQDGIPVLLVEEAKDWPVK is encoded by the coding sequence ATGATTGACCAGAAGCTCCTAGAGATCCTCGCGTGCCCCATCGACAAGCAGCCGCTGGAGGATCACGGTGACTATTTGGTGAACCCCCGCCTGAACAAGGCCTATCCGGTGCAGGACGGCATCCCGGTACTGCTGGTCGAAGAAGCTAAAGACTGGCCGGTCAAGTAA
- the tyrS gene encoding tyrosine--tRNA ligase, translated as MSDNKNIIDELQWRGLINQSTDLEALKEATQNPITLYCGFDPTGSSLHAGHLVPLIMLKRFQQFGHRPITLAGGATGMIGDPRDVGERSMLTEEQIGENMVAIKKQLEAFVDFAEDSDVNSPAVMVNNADWISQMNVIEYLRDVGKNFSLNTMLDRDTVKRRLESDGISYTEFSYMLLQANDYVHLHNEFDCVLQIGGGDQWGNIVSGVDLNRRVNGAKVHGLTVPLVTDAEGNKFGKSTGGGKLWLDPQLTSPYSWYQYFINAGDTVVIDYLRWFTFLSQEEIAELERKVAEEPYKREAQRVLAREMTTLVHGAAATEAVELAAQALFGKAELQDLDEPTLASALQETEVAEVGADATILDLLVESGLEKSKGAARRTVGEGGAYVNNQRIEDIEWSPSADDLLHGSWLVLRKGKKRFAGARVGASS; from the coding sequence ATGAGCGACAACAAGAACATCATCGACGAGCTGCAGTGGCGCGGCCTGATTAACCAGTCGACCGACCTGGAGGCGCTGAAGGAGGCCACGCAGAACCCCATCACGCTGTACTGCGGTTTCGACCCGACGGGCAGCTCCCTGCACGCGGGCCACCTGGTGCCGCTGATTATGCTGAAGCGCTTCCAGCAGTTCGGCCACCGTCCGATCACCCTGGCCGGCGGCGCGACGGGCATGATCGGCGACCCGCGCGACGTGGGCGAGCGCTCCATGCTCACCGAGGAGCAGATCGGCGAGAACATGGTGGCCATCAAGAAGCAGCTGGAGGCATTCGTCGATTTCGCCGAGGACAGCGACGTGAATAGCCCGGCCGTGATGGTGAACAACGCGGACTGGATCAGCCAGATGAACGTCATCGAGTACCTGCGCGATGTCGGCAAGAACTTCTCGCTGAACACTATGCTGGACCGCGATACCGTGAAGCGCCGTCTGGAATCCGACGGCATTTCCTACACCGAGTTTTCCTACATGTTGCTGCAGGCCAACGACTACGTGCACCTGCACAACGAGTTTGATTGCGTGCTGCAGATCGGCGGCGGCGACCAGTGGGGAAACATCGTTTCCGGCGTAGATCTGAACCGCCGCGTGAACGGCGCCAAGGTGCACGGACTGACGGTACCGCTGGTGACGGACGCGGAGGGCAACAAGTTCGGCAAGTCCACCGGCGGCGGCAAGCTATGGCTGGATCCCCAGCTGACCAGCCCGTACTCCTGGTACCAGTACTTCATCAACGCGGGCGATACCGTGGTGATCGACTACCTGCGCTGGTTTACCTTCCTTTCCCAGGAAGAGATCGCGGAGCTGGAGCGCAAGGTTGCCGAGGAGCCTTACAAGCGCGAGGCGCAGCGTGTTCTGGCCCGCGAGATGACCACTCTGGTGCACGGCGCGGCTGCCACCGAGGCTGTGGAGCTGGCCGCCCAGGCGCTGTTCGGCAAGGCTGAGCTGCAGGATCTGGACGAGCCCACCCTGGCTTCCGCACTACAGGAAACCGAGGTTGCCGAGGTCGGCGCCGATGCCACCATCCTGGACTTGCTCGTCGAGTCCGGTCTGGAGAAGTCCAAGGGTGCCGCCCGTCGAACCGTCGGGGAGGGTGGCGCTTACGTCAACAACCAACGCATCGAGGACATCGAGTGGTCCCCGTCCGCCGACGATCTGCTGCACGGTTCGTGGCTGGTGCTTCGCAAGGGCAAGAAGCGTTTCGCCGGTGCGCGTGTAGGTGCTTCTTCTTAG
- a CDS encoding tetratricopeptide repeat protein: protein MAENSSNNRGRGGRPQGEGKFRNKGGFKPNRGGRPNRNSNKKRGSNWETQRGPHSGPQRSGYREERLNKRLNEPEVPQDLDPKELDPSVRQELRSLSKDNADMVAKHLIMAVTLLDNEPEKALAHARAAKDRAGRVSVARETCGIVAYHAGEWKEAISELRAARRMSGGPGLLPVLADAERGLGRPEKALEVANDPQADKLDAESKAELAIVVAGAHQDLGQPDEALLALEAQLDNAEAPEVTRMRLYYAYADALATAKRNEEATDWFTRAGEMDTEEVLDVPDRLAELGADSNGAEQIEDK, encoded by the coding sequence ATGGCTGAGAACTCAAGCAACAATCGCGGACGCGGTGGTCGGCCCCAGGGGGAGGGCAAATTCCGCAACAAGGGTGGCTTTAAACCCAATCGCGGCGGCCGCCCGAACCGCAACTCCAACAAGAAGCGTGGCTCCAACTGGGAGACCCAGCGCGGCCCGCACAGTGGCCCGCAGCGCTCAGGCTATCGTGAAGAGCGTCTTAACAAGCGCCTTAATGAACCAGAAGTTCCCCAGGACCTCGACCCGAAGGAGCTTGATCCTTCGGTGCGCCAGGAACTCCGTAGCCTCTCCAAAGACAACGCGGACATGGTGGCAAAGCACCTAATCATGGCCGTCACACTTCTGGACAACGAACCGGAGAAGGCACTTGCCCATGCTCGCGCAGCTAAGGACCGTGCGGGGCGCGTCTCTGTTGCTCGTGAAACTTGTGGCATCGTCGCTTACCACGCAGGCGAATGGAAGGAAGCCATCTCCGAGCTGCGCGCCGCGCGCCGCATGTCGGGAGGCCCCGGACTACTGCCCGTCCTCGCTGACGCCGAGCGTGGTCTTGGCCGCCCGGAGAAGGCCTTGGAGGTAGCTAACGATCCGCAGGCCGACAAACTAGATGCGGAATCCAAGGCAGAACTGGCCATTGTCGTCGCCGGCGCCCACCAGGACCTTGGCCAGCCCGACGAAGCTCTGCTGGCCTTGGAAGCTCAGCTGGACAATGCCGAAGCGCCGGAAGTAACGCGCATGCGCCTGTACTACGCCTATGCAGACGCACTGGCCACGGCCAAGCGCAACGAAGAGGCTACCGACTGGTTTACCCGTGCAGGCGAAATGGATACCGAGGAAGTCCTGGACGTCCCGGATCGCCTGGCTGAACTGGGCGCGGACTCCAACGGTGCAGAGCAGATCGAGGATAAGTAG
- a CDS encoding HAD-IIA family hydrolase, which produces MAHPLLDNYDALLADLDGTVFSGHTPVPGAAEGLAGRKVMYVTNNASRSPQQVAEHLNSMGFPAEADNVVTSAMAACDLGKRYISEAGIESPVAYVIGHDSFKQLVADAGFRVTETADDQPHVVFHGHSPDNNWTRLSEGALAIQRGARYFASNLDTTLPSERGFLVGNGSMVAAVTSATGVTPESAGKPGPAMFEVAASRIGSTKPLAVGDRLDTDIVGGNAAGMDTLCTVTGVSTHTDIIDAPSSQRPTFIAGNLRDHLPGWSASVDEGTARIRVTAGELGDVEVMAAEALAVAAPLAWKLIDDPDLPQVARVENIDFVGADAQAVEALGGWK; this is translated from the coding sequence ATGGCACACCCGTTGCTGGATAACTACGACGCTTTGCTGGCCGACCTCGACGGCACTGTATTCTCGGGCCACACCCCAGTTCCTGGAGCCGCAGAGGGCTTGGCCGGCCGTAAAGTCATGTACGTAACCAACAACGCCTCGCGCTCTCCGCAACAGGTCGCCGAGCACCTGAATTCAATGGGCTTCCCGGCAGAGGCCGATAACGTGGTTACCTCAGCTATGGCCGCCTGCGACCTCGGCAAGCGATATATCTCCGAGGCCGGCATCGAAAGCCCTGTGGCCTACGTGATCGGCCACGACTCCTTCAAGCAGCTGGTGGCCGACGCTGGCTTTAGAGTAACGGAGACCGCCGACGACCAGCCTCACGTTGTCTTCCACGGACACAGCCCCGACAACAACTGGACACGGCTTTCAGAAGGTGCCCTGGCTATCCAACGCGGAGCCCGGTACTTCGCCTCTAACTTGGATACCACCTTGCCCTCCGAGCGCGGGTTCTTGGTCGGCAATGGCTCGATGGTGGCGGCCGTGACCTCTGCCACGGGAGTCACGCCCGAGTCCGCTGGCAAGCCCGGCCCCGCTATGTTCGAAGTCGCTGCTAGCCGCATTGGATCCACAAAGCCTCTAGCCGTCGGCGATCGCCTGGATACCGACATCGTTGGTGGCAATGCGGCGGGAATGGACACGCTCTGCACCGTCACTGGAGTGTCTACCCACACCGACATTATTGACGCCCCCTCGTCTCAACGACCCACGTTTATTGCCGGCAACCTACGCGACCACCTGCCCGGCTGGTCCGCAAGCGTGGATGAGGGGACAGCCCGCATCCGCGTGACTGCCGGGGAGCTTGGGGACGTCGAAGTCATGGCAGCCGAAGCTTTGGCCGTGGCCGCGCCGCTTGCGTGGAAGCTGATCGACGACCCGGATCTCCCGCAGGTCGCTAGGGTCGAGAACATCGACTTTGTAGGCGCAGATGCGCAAGCCGTGGAAGCCTTGGGAGGTTGGAAGTAA
- a CDS encoding TlyA family RNA methyltransferase: MAKRGPKLQRLDAELVARKIARSREHAQEMIKSGRVTVNGMLAKKPASGVDGNVSIKVAESEDDRWASRGAHKLLGALEAFEPQGLSIEGKTVLDAGASTGGFTDVCLDRGAAKVKAVDVGYGQLIWRLQNDDRVDVMDRTNVRTLTPEDLGGQVDLMVGDLSFISIRLVLPALAACVKEGGDLLPMVKPQFEVGKDRLGHGGVVRSPELRAEVTREVAVEAMKYGLSTKAVVASPLPGPSGNVEYFLWLVKDSAAVSPSMVEEADHTGLDEMIATAIKEGPQ; encoded by the coding sequence ATGGCCAAGCGGGGGCCGAAACTGCAGCGGCTGGACGCGGAACTGGTAGCGCGGAAGATTGCCCGTAGCCGCGAGCACGCCCAGGAGATGATCAAGTCGGGGCGGGTGACCGTCAACGGCATGCTGGCGAAGAAGCCGGCTAGTGGCGTGGACGGAAACGTATCCATCAAGGTCGCAGAGTCCGAGGACGACCGCTGGGCTAGCCGCGGCGCACACAAGCTTTTGGGCGCACTGGAGGCTTTCGAGCCCCAGGGCCTCAGCATTGAGGGCAAGACCGTGCTGGATGCCGGCGCCTCCACGGGCGGCTTTACGGATGTGTGCCTGGATCGTGGGGCGGCGAAGGTAAAGGCTGTGGACGTGGGCTACGGCCAGTTGATCTGGCGCCTGCAGAACGACGACCGGGTGGACGTCATGGACCGTACGAACGTGCGCACCCTCACCCCCGAAGACCTTGGGGGCCAAGTGGACCTGATGGTCGGCGACTTGAGTTTTATTTCCATCCGCCTGGTTCTGCCCGCGCTGGCCGCGTGTGTAAAGGAGGGTGGGGATCTACTGCCCATGGTCAAGCCACAGTTTGAGGTTGGCAAAGATCGCCTGGGCCACGGCGGGGTGGTCCGCAGCCCTGAATTGCGTGCGGAAGTGACCCGCGAGGTGGCCGTCGAGGCGATGAAGTATGGTTTGAGTACGAAGGCCGTTGTCGCCTCCCCGCTGCCGGGGCCAAGCGGCAATGTTGAGTATTTTCTCTGGTTGGTCAAGGACAGTGCTGCGGTTTCACCTAGCATGGTTGAAGAGGCTGACCACACCGGCCTGGACGAGATGATCGCAACCGCTATTAAGGAGGGCCCGCAGTGA
- a CDS encoding NAD kinase, with amino-acid sequence MTTPGTDHNADQGADSSDKATKAASGAQTEREVLLVAHTGVHENLGLAAEAASRLQKGGINVRVMATADPAPVARHEVLGRFKRFGHTKEAATGVEMVIVLGGDGTFLRAADIAHSADVPVLGINMGHIGFLAEWEQESLQEAVDRVIDRDYRIEDRMTLSITARDMDGRVLGTGWALNECSVENLNRQGVLDTILEVDERPVSSFGCDGVLVSTPTGSTAYAFSAGGPVLWPELDAILVVTSNAHTLFSRPLVVSPNSMVAVETNPSTSPATVVMDGFRQIHMPPGARVEIRRGPQPVRWVRLDSAPFTDRLVHKFRLPVTGWRGPRH; translated from the coding sequence GTGACCACACCGGGGACTGACCACAACGCGGATCAGGGCGCGGATTCTAGCGACAAGGCCACCAAGGCTGCTTCTGGCGCACAGACCGAACGAGAGGTTCTGCTTGTTGCGCACACCGGTGTGCACGAGAACTTGGGCCTGGCTGCAGAGGCGGCGTCCCGTCTGCAAAAGGGCGGCATCAACGTTCGCGTGATGGCTACCGCCGACCCGGCTCCAGTGGCCCGTCATGAGGTTCTAGGGCGTTTCAAGCGTTTCGGCCACACCAAGGAGGCCGCCACGGGCGTGGAGATGGTGATTGTTCTGGGCGGCGACGGTACCTTCCTGCGCGCAGCCGACATCGCGCACTCGGCGGATGTTCCGGTGTTGGGCATCAACATGGGTCACATCGGCTTCCTTGCGGAGTGGGAGCAGGAATCCCTGCAGGAGGCTGTGGACCGGGTGATCGACCGCGACTACCGCATCGAAGACCGCATGACCTTGTCGATCACTGCCCGCGACATGGACGGTCGCGTGTTGGGAACCGGCTGGGCGCTGAATGAATGCTCCGTGGAGAACCTGAACCGCCAAGGTGTGCTGGATACGATCCTGGAGGTCGACGAACGCCCTGTTTCTTCGTTCGGCTGTGACGGTGTTTTGGTATCGACGCCCACAGGCTCCACCGCCTACGCCTTCAGCGCAGGTGGCCCGGTTCTGTGGCCGGAGTTGGACGCAATTCTGGTGGTAACCAGTAACGCGCACACGTTGTTTAGCCGCCCGCTGGTAGTCTCCCCGAACTCAATGGTGGCGGTGGAGACGAACCCGTCGACCTCGCCCGCGACGGTGGTGATGGACGGTTTCCGCCAGATTCACATGCCCCCGGGCGCACGCGTGGAGATCCGGCGTGGCCCGCAGCCGGTGCGTTGGGTGCGCTTGGACTCCGCGCCGTTTACCGACCGCCTGGTACACAAGTTCCGCTTGCCCGTGACGGGCTGGAGGGGTCCGCGCCACTAG
- a CDS encoding VWA domain-containing protein, translating into MTHAFSKKTAGILFVLILAVFLVAVGTVAKKRGGGEDERPLRIVMANDIPFSSFLWVEAKRDYGMQVEIDRGGDTVELSRKIANGELGDEYDAVWLATNSYVNLQNNEALGESYGLASDTLGLALRSKDLDRLGWRKKQVTWNDVREVVTRGDLTFGMADPSQSNLGMQSLIGLLYKIGGLQSGDLAEEVAGKVHPQLKKFFGAQAFLSDTSDELYDKFSATDNVAQAIFAFSSDDKLLKGNGEITFVIPADRIGFNDFPVSVIKNPDDEEAEASAHAKTKAFADWITQHGNELRNKTRVELGDSPGQRRADTTTYKLPSSKQEFDNTLRFYREELLRPRDINLLVDVSASMQGEKFREAKKDILDLLGEQAGVDGRAVNITASSTSSSKAFTQKDYSSDNPKHARALKDYVDRMAPRQEANIYYQLYREYLRIPRRGNLIQGQSIVLLTSGTPAKGVDYAEWSNELRDRERKEGVIFPVYIVHYGNENAEDMQRLAEETGGEVFKAKEGGLATALDRASKYWAT; encoded by the coding sequence ATGACTCATGCTTTCTCCAAAAAGACCGCCGGTATTCTCTTCGTATTGATCCTTGCCGTGTTTCTTGTGGCTGTGGGGACTGTAGCCAAAAAGCGTGGTGGAGGAGAAGATGAGCGCCCGCTGCGGATAGTGATGGCGAATGACATTCCATTCAGTTCGTTCCTGTGGGTAGAAGCGAAGCGTGACTACGGAATGCAAGTCGAAATTGACCGCGGGGGAGACACAGTTGAGCTTTCCCGGAAGATTGCTAATGGGGAGCTAGGGGATGAGTACGATGCAGTCTGGTTGGCGACTAACTCGTATGTGAACCTGCAAAACAATGAGGCGCTCGGAGAGAGCTACGGGTTGGCTTCGGATACGTTGGGGCTCGCATTAAGGAGCAAAGACCTGGATCGTTTGGGATGGCGGAAGAAACAAGTTACGTGGAACGATGTCCGGGAAGTGGTCACAAGGGGAGACCTAACTTTTGGTATGGCAGATCCGAGCCAATCCAACCTGGGGATGCAGTCTCTGATCGGCTTGCTATACAAGATCGGGGGCTTGCAATCAGGTGACTTAGCAGAAGAGGTTGCAGGTAAAGTTCATCCTCAATTGAAGAAGTTTTTCGGCGCTCAGGCGTTTTTAAGCGATACTTCTGATGAATTGTATGACAAATTCTCTGCTACAGATAATGTTGCTCAAGCAATTTTCGCGTTTTCTTCTGATGACAAACTTTTAAAGGGTAACGGAGAAATTACCTTTGTTATCCCCGCTGACAGGATCGGGTTTAACGACTTTCCGGTCTCGGTGATCAAGAATCCAGATGACGAAGAAGCTGAGGCTTCTGCTCATGCTAAGACGAAAGCCTTCGCTGATTGGATCACTCAACATGGCAACGAACTCCGGAATAAAACACGAGTTGAATTGGGCGACTCACCTGGGCAACGCCGTGCTGATACAACCACTTATAAACTCCCTAGCTCCAAGCAGGAGTTCGATAACACATTGCGCTTCTATCGGGAGGAGCTGCTTCGCCCCAGAGACATCAACCTGCTAGTCGACGTTTCCGCTTCCATGCAAGGGGAAAAATTCAGGGAAGCAAAGAAAGACATACTCGATTTGCTTGGTGAACAAGCGGGGGTCGATGGCAGAGCGGTAAATATCACAGCATCCAGTACATCCTCGAGCAAAGCGTTCACCCAAAAGGACTATTCCTCAGATAATCCAAAGCATGCACGCGCTCTAAAGGATTACGTAGACCGTATGGCGCCCCGGCAAGAGGCCAATATCTATTACCAGCTGTACAGGGAATACCTGCGAATTCCGCGAAGAGGAAACTTGATTCAAGGACAGTCAATAGTCTTGCTGACCAGTGGAACACCTGCCAAAGGTGTGGACTATGCGGAATGGTCGAACGAACTGAGGGACAGGGAGCGCAAGGAGGGGGTAATTTTCCCCGTATACATCGTCCATTACGGCAATGAAAACGCAGAGGACATGCAGCGTCTTGCTGAAGAGACCGGCGGTGAAGTCTTTAAGGCCAAAGAGGGCGGCCTGGCCACTGCCCTGGACAGGGCCAGTAAGTATTGGGCTACGTAG